From the genome of Leptospira koniambonensis:
TCGCGATCGCGTTAGGCAGTTACGTCTTCTTAACCGTGGATTTTGCATCTGTTTGGGATGCACTTTTACAATTCAGTATTCCACTATTTCTGGTCTCTTTTTGTTTAAGTACGATTTGTTCTATAGTGATCCCTGCGATGACTACAAATCGTGCATTAAGAGTAAGTGGTATTGATATTTCACTTTGGGAATCCATAAAGATAAATTTCTCTATGCGACTTTATGTTATGATACTTCCCCAAGTGCTTAGCTCAGGTATCCGTTGGTTTCGATATAGGGGGCCTGAAAAAGGAAAGGGGTGGGAAGCCGCATCTATTATCTTTTTCGAAAAAATAGTTCAGCTATTCTTTATTACGTTTAGCACCTTGGTGTTTTTTCTGATCAAAATTAATACCATCCCGGAAGTTTTAAAAGATTCTATTCCATTAATTGGTTTGTTTACATTCGCATTTTTTGCATTGATAGTATTATTTCTATCCCCATATGTTTTTGGTTTGTTTGGGTTTATATTCAAATTCGTTCGAAATCATTTTCCACATTTTATAGCAAGTAGAGTTGATAAGATCGAAGAAGCCATCCAAGTATATCATAAATTAGGAAAACGTTCTGTAGCATTAATGTTTTTCGGATATTTGTCTGCACATTTGATCTTTATACTTAGCTCGTATGTGTTAGGAATTGGTCTTGGTATCGAAATGGATTATATCGATATGGGTTGGGTGCGATCGATCGTCTTAACATTGAGTGCTTTGCCGATTACTGTCGGAGGTTTAGGGGTCCGCGAATTAGGGCATATTTATCTCATGGGCTATTTGGGCGTTGATAAATCTACCGCGGTCACTTTTTCGCTCTTGATATTTGCGATACAAATTTTAATCGCATTGCTTGGAGCTTGCTTTGAAATTTGGAGATTTTTATTAAAGTCGAAGAAAGGTTTTGCAAAGTAAAAGAGTTTACCGGGTCTTATGTATAATTTTTCGAATAACGAATTGATTGTTTTGGCAATTAAAGCCGGCTTGGAAACAGCTGCTCTTATATTTGTTCTCTGGCTTTTATTCTTTAAATTTAGAATTTTAGAATATTTTCAAGTATTAGATCGTATTAAGGTCTTTTGGTTTTTGACATTCGTCCTTCTTTGGACAACAGTGCAAGTTTTAGATAGATGGCAGTATTTTTTTCCTCAAAAAGTTAGCTTCTATCCTCTCGCTCGTTTTGCAATGTTTCAGTTGGGAAAAAAGAGGGAAGTCAGAGAAAGTTACATTTGGACTGTTGAACTTGAAAATGGAGAAGAGAAAGACTTTAATCCAGTATCTTCCTTTTCTGCGATCGGTCAGCCTTCTTTAAGTACTAGACTGGAATTATTAAGAGAGGAGTTAGATTCGGAAAATAATTCAAAGAAAGAACATGGAAAAAAAGAAGCTCAGCTTTGGGCAAATTCAGTAAGAAATTATTACCATGGTAAATATGCAAAAAAAGTAAATTCGGTCGTATTCTATAAAACTGCTTCTCCGGATGGAATTAGTATTTTAAGGACCGAACTTTATGCAGTGGAGTTTTAAATGAAAAAGATCCTTTTGCATGATGATGCTGATTCTAAAACTTTGGGTTTCGCACGTATTTTTGTTTTTACGATCGTATTTTTGCATGTATTCTTTGATCGAACTTTGGCATTATCCTATCTCGATCCTGGCCTTTTTTTTCCCCAAGGAATATTCAAATTCATTCCCTCTGATTATTGGATCGGGATTAACTCAGCTGGGTTTTTATTGACCTTTAAAATCCTTTTATTAACTTTTTTGACCGGTTCGATATTTGGAGCAAATAAACTTTCTCTCCACGCTTCTTATTTGGGATTCGCAATCTTTTTAGGTATTGAGAAGGGATTTGGCGGACATGTGGATCATAGGGAACTTTTTTTAGTTTATATTATGTTTTCCTTATCTTTGACTCCTTGTTTGGATTCATTGAGCCTCCAAAAGCCGGATTTACAAAATGAGAAAACTCCTCAAGTCTATAAGGCTTCGATATTACTTATTCTTTTGGTCCCAATTTTAGAATATGTGTATATAGGCGTTGCAAGATTATTTATAGGTTTTCCAGAAGTATTCCATCCGGAAATAATGAAAGGTTGGATACTACATGGGATGATCCGTCCTACTAGATTTCCTTCTACAGGGATTGGTGCTTATTATCTTTCTCAAAGCTGGTTGAATTGGACATTGTATTTTATTTTGGCATTTTCCACTGTTTTGGAACTTCTGGCGTTGCTATTTCCTTTTCTGAAAAAATGGCCGAAACGTTTGCTAATCTTTTCTCTCATTGGATTTCATATTAGTATTTTCTTAATAATGAATATTATCTTTATTGAGAATATTACGATCCTTCTATTATTTTTTAATTATACTCCACTCTTAAATAGAATCCTAAAACCGTTTCAGGCAGAAGGGCAGGTGTTTTATGATAAGAATTGTGCTATTTCAAATTCACTAGTGAAATCGATCGTTTCTTCTGGCGGAGCCGCGAATTTGAGTTTTAATTACTTAGATACTTTTCCAAAGGCCGAAATTGGCAAAGTGTCGGACTCATTTATTGTCTTTCAGGATAAAGGAACGGGAAAACAATACTTTCGATCTGATGCTCTTTTAAGGACTTTAGCAGCGTCTGGTTCTACTTATTCTTTCTTTTGGATTTTTATATTGATCCCAAAATTCTTTAGGGATTTGGGGTATTGGGTCTTTTCTAAATATAGATATTCGATCTTTGGGAAGACAAATTGAAGTGATCTCTTGTCAACTTTAGCTAAGTTGAAATTGTGATTAAATGATTGCGCATTGTCTTACAAAAGTGAGAATGCCTTAACTCCCCTTTAAACTCACTTTTACAAGAGCCTTAAAATAAAATCATGAAACATAACGACGCAGTGACTTATCGTCCGGATATCGACGGTTTAAGAGCGATCGCAGTCCTTTCCGTAGTTCTATTCCACGCCTTCCCAACTGTGATACAGGGTGGATTTGTAGGTGTTGACGTTTTTTTTGTAATCTCCGGATACCTGATCTCAAGTATCCTTTTTAAAAATCTCCAAAAAGGTACATTCCATTTTTTTGATTTTTATTCACGAAGAATACGAAGGATCTTTCCCGCGTTACTAGTGGTTTTAACCTTCTGTCTGACTTTAGGGTATTTTGTATTATTGGGAGAAGAGTATAAACAATTAGGAAGACACACCTTCGCAGGAAGTTTCTTTTTTTCTAATATAGCTCTTTTAGATGAATTATCGGATTATTTTAACGTAGCAGCTGAATTAAAACCCTTATTACATTTATGGTCCTTAGGTATTGAGGAGCAGTTTTATATAGTCTGGCCTCTGGCTCTATATGTGGCTTGGCGTTTTAGATTTAATTTGTTCTTCATGACTATAGTCTGTGCAGGAATTTCCTTAATCTGGAATTTGTCCGAATATAAGAAAAATCCAATATATACTTTCTATTTACCTTATACTCGTGTTTGGGAATTATTATTTGGAGCTACTCTCGCCTGGACACAATTATATAAAACCGGATCAATTAAAGATTTTTTTCCTGCTTCTTTTGGGAAGTTTGAGTTTTTAAATAAACCATTATCTTTTTCTAAATGGAATGATCCTAAGATAAACAATATACGCTCTATTTTAGGTATTATGTTTATAGTATTGCCTGCTTTACTCTATGGCAAGGATACACCTTTTCCTGGTTTTGCAGCGATACTGCCGGTGCTCGGAGCAGTCTTAATTATTTCATCCGGCCCTGAAGCGATCGTTAATAAAAGAATTTTGGCGACTAAGCCAATGGTATTTGTAGGACTAATTAGTTTTCCTTTATATTTATGGCATTGGCCTTTATTATCTTTCACTGCGATTTTGGAATCAGGGGCTCCTGCGCTTCATTGGAGAATAATTGCAGTATTTCTTTCTTTCCTGTTCTCTTTCTTAACTTGGCATTATGTAGAAAAGAATTTACGTTTTCGTGAGAGCACTTGGATACTCGCCTCATTGTCTGGATTACTGATTTTCGCGGCTTTATTTGGTCAGACCATTTATAAAAAAGACGGATGGTCCTATCGTGTTTCTAAATACAGCGAGAACGCGAAAATTTTTGAAGGTTGGATGATCTCCGACCAAAAATGTACGGATAAATTTAAATCGGAATACGGATCAAACTTAGTATATTGTCTTGTTGGTGATCTGAATAAGCAGCCCGATGCAGTTTTGATTGGAGACAGTCATGCTAACGCTTTAGCTTACGGGCTTATCCAAAAATTTTCTAATCAAGGTTCGAATTTATTACATATGGGATTAGGGGGCTGCCCTCCATTTTTTGGAATAGAAGCAGATCCTAAGCGACCTTGCGAGAGAGAGAATAACACATTAGAGTTATTGGAAAAAAATCCTAAGATCACTAAGATCATATTGAATAGCCGAGGTCCTAGATACTTAACCGGTCATGGTTACGGAAATCTGGAGGCGAATGCAGTTGGCGCGGCAAAATATCGTTTAAGGCCTGATATAACAGATCCTAATCTAGCTTTTCGTGAAGCAATGCGCGATACATTGAGAAGGTTGACCGTTGCAGGAAAAGAAATCGTTTTTGTGACTGACGTCCCTGAAATAGGATTTGATCCTAAACGTTGTGTTTCTTTGAGACCTTTCCGGCTCGAATTCGAAGATCCTGAAAAAGTCTGTAAGATAGACCGGAAAGATTTTAATGAAAGAACTTTAGAATATCATGAATTAGTAAATTCAGTTTTAAAAGAATTTCCTAAGGTGAAACTATGGGAGACTTGGAAAAATTTTTGCGACGATCAATATTGTTATGCAATTAAAGATGGGAAATTGTTGTACAGAGATAGTAATCACATTTCTCTTCAGGGCTCTTATTGGTTAGGAGATAAATACGATCCGAAATAAGGATCGTAAATTTCCGGATAATGGCTTAGGCTAAACGCCTAAGCTAATTTTCCAATCTCTAAAAAGCCTTTTCGGGCTTTTCTCCCACATAATTCCAATGCCCCATTTTACGGTCTTGCCTTGGATCTGATTTACCATAAAGGTGCAAAGTATATCTTTCATCTGCAAGATACTTTGCCCAAAGATCAGAATCAGGAAGATAATCCTGTCCCAATATATTTTTCATGGAAGAAGTTTGGGAAGAAATTTCTGCAGGGAGTGGAAGTCCGGTAAGACATCTTAATTGCAGCTGGAATTGAGAAATACTTGCACCGTTTTGAGAAAAATGTCCTGAGTTATGCGGTCTTGGAGCAAATTCATTTAGAACGATCTTATCACCTTTGATAAAAAATTCTAATCCGAATACTCCAACATAATCGATCCCTTCTGCTAGGATTTTAGCTGATTCTACCATTTGTTTTTTGATAGAGTCAGAAAAATTTCCAGGGTGAATAGTTAGATCTAAGATATGATTTTTATGAATATTTTCAGAAGGAGAAAAACAAAGTATATTTCCTTTTTGATCTCGAGCTAAGATCACAGAACCTTCTTTATCGAATTCATACCATTCTTCTAAGATCAGATCAAGCGGCTCTTGTCCTAGTGAACCAACCCATGCTCTAAATTCTTCTTTGGTTTTAAATTTGGTTTGTCCTTTTCCATCATAACCAAAGGAAGAAGTTTTTAGAACCGCAGGGAACTTGGAAGTCTCAGCTGCTTTTGTTGCTTCTGCCTTATTTGTGATCGGATAAAAAGGTACAGTAGGAAGTCCCAATTTAGAAAATAATGTTTTTTCTCGGATCCTATGTTGTGCGATCCGAATACATTCCGTACTTGGGAAAACTGGAAGAGAATTTTTTTTAGAATATTCTGAGATGAAGTTCAGTTCTGCGCCAGGTATATTCTCGAATTCGAATGTAAGCGCATCTATTGATTTCAAAAATGTTTGAAGTGAATTTTCGTCCTCATAAGGAGCAACTGTTTCAGAAGCTCCTACTAAGG
Proteins encoded in this window:
- a CDS encoding lysylphosphatidylglycerol synthase transmembrane domain-containing protein; this encodes MNLKHIKSYLFFFLRILFAIALGSYVFLTVDFASVWDALLQFSIPLFLVSFCLSTICSIVIPAMTTNRALRVSGIDISLWESIKINFSMRLYVMILPQVLSSGIRWFRYRGPEKGKGWEAASIIFFEKIVQLFFITFSTLVFFLIKINTIPEVLKDSIPLIGLFTFAFFALIVLFLSPYVFGLFGFIFKFVRNHFPHFIASRVDKIEEAIQVYHKLGKRSVALMFFGYLSAHLIFILSSYVLGIGLGIEMDYIDMGWVRSIVLTLSALPITVGGLGVRELGHIYLMGYLGVDKSTAVTFSLLIFAIQILIALLGACFEIWRFLLKSKKGFAK
- a CDS encoding DCC1-like thiol-disulfide oxidoreductase family protein — translated: MKKILLHDDADSKTLGFARIFVFTIVFLHVFFDRTLALSYLDPGLFFPQGIFKFIPSDYWIGINSAGFLLTFKILLLTFLTGSIFGANKLSLHASYLGFAIFLGIEKGFGGHVDHRELFLVYIMFSLSLTPCLDSLSLQKPDLQNEKTPQVYKASILLILLVPILEYVYIGVARLFIGFPEVFHPEIMKGWILHGMIRPTRFPSTGIGAYYLSQSWLNWTLYFILAFSTVLELLALLFPFLKKWPKRLLIFSLIGFHISIFLIMNIIFIENITILLLFFNYTPLLNRILKPFQAEGQVFYDKNCAISNSLVKSIVSSGGAANLSFNYLDTFPKAEIGKVSDSFIVFQDKGTGKQYFRSDALLRTLAASGSTYSFFWIFILIPKFFRDLGYWVFSKYRYSIFGKTN
- a CDS encoding acyltransferase family protein, producing MKHNDAVTYRPDIDGLRAIAVLSVVLFHAFPTVIQGGFVGVDVFFVISGYLISSILFKNLQKGTFHFFDFYSRRIRRIFPALLVVLTFCLTLGYFVLLGEEYKQLGRHTFAGSFFFSNIALLDELSDYFNVAAELKPLLHLWSLGIEEQFYIVWPLALYVAWRFRFNLFFMTIVCAGISLIWNLSEYKKNPIYTFYLPYTRVWELLFGATLAWTQLYKTGSIKDFFPASFGKFEFLNKPLSFSKWNDPKINNIRSILGIMFIVLPALLYGKDTPFPGFAAILPVLGAVLIISSGPEAIVNKRILATKPMVFVGLISFPLYLWHWPLLSFTAILESGAPALHWRIIAVFLSFLFSFLTWHYVEKNLRFRESTWILASLSGLLIFAALFGQTIYKKDGWSYRVSKYSENAKIFEGWMISDQKCTDKFKSEYGSNLVYCLVGDLNKQPDAVLIGDSHANALAYGLIQKFSNQGSNLLHMGLGGCPPFFGIEADPKRPCERENNTLELLEKNPKITKIILNSRGPRYLTGHGYGNLEANAVGAAKYRLRPDITDPNLAFREAMRDTLRRLTVAGKEIVFVTDVPEIGFDPKRCVSLRPFRLEFEDPEKVCKIDRKDFNERTLEYHELVNSVLKEFPKVKLWETWKNFCDDQYCYAIKDGKLLYRDSNHISLQGSYWLGDKYDPK
- a CDS encoding 5-(carboxyamino)imidazole ribonucleotide synthase — translated: MTKILVPPARLGVMGSGQLGRMFAQEAIRMGYLVSVYSPERNSPASLVGASETVAPYEDENSLQTFLKSIDALTFEFENIPGAELNFISEYSKKNSLPVFPSTECIRIAQHRIREKTLFSKLGLPTVPFYPITNKAEATKAAETSKFPAVLKTSSFGYDGKGQTKFKTKEEFRAWVGSLGQEPLDLILEEWYEFDKEGSVILARDQKGNILCFSPSENIHKNHILDLTIHPGNFSDSIKKQMVESAKILAEGIDYVGVFGLEFFIKGDKIVLNEFAPRPHNSGHFSQNGASISQFQLQLRCLTGLPLPAEISSQTSSMKNILGQDYLPDSDLWAKYLADERYTLHLYGKSDPRQDRKMGHWNYVGEKPEKAF